The Brassica napus cultivar Da-Ae chromosome C7, Da-Ae, whole genome shotgun sequence genome has a segment encoding these proteins:
- the LOC111205463 gene encoding casein kinase 1-like protein 7 isoform X1, whose protein sequence is MDLVIGGRFKLGRKIGSGSFGELYLGVNVQTGEEVAVKLESVKTKHPQLHYESKLYMLLQGGTGIPNLKWFGVEGDYSVMVIDLLGPSLEDLFNYCNRKFTLKTVLMLADQLLNRVEYMHSRGFLHRDIKPDNFLMGLGRKANQVYIIDFGLGKKYRDLQTHKHIPYRENKNLTGTARYASVNTHLGVEQSRRDDLESLGYVLMYFLKGSLPWQGLKAGTKKQKYDRISEKKVSTPIEVLCRHHPSEFVSYFHYCRSLRFDDKPDYSYLKRLFRDLFIREGYQFDYVFDWTVLKYPQTGSISGSSSRTRNHTTTKPGVNAGPSMDRQDRNAGKETNRISGAVEAFSRRHPTNSSTPRDHSRSRNSDDGPFTKHLVKNRGDSERPSSSSRHRTSTSRKAVAATRSSRPSSAGGPSDSRVSSRLVSSSGGGGSGTGNVRPSRIQAGYESKTLSFSRATASSRNAREDQLRSFELLNLRK, encoded by the exons ATGGATCTTGTGATCGGTGGGAGATTTAAGCTTGGAAGGAAGATTGGTAGTGGATCTTTTGGAGAGCTTTATCTTG GTGTAAATGTCCAAACAGGAGAAGAAGTTGCTGTCAAGCTG GAGTCTGTGAAGACCAAGCATCCTCAACTTCATTATGAGTCAAAGTTGTATATGCTACTCCAAGGAGGAA CTGGTATTCCGAACCTCAAGTGGTTTGGAGTTGAAGGTGACTACAGCGTAATGGTTATTGACCTTTTAGGTCCTAGCCTTGAAGATCTGTTTAACTACTGCAACAGGAAGTTTACCTTGAAAACGGTTCTCATGCTTGCCGACCAGCTT CTTAACAGGGTCGAATATATGCATTCTCGAGGCTTCCTTCACCGTGATATAAAGCCTGACAACTTTTTAATGGGCCTCGGACGCAAAGCAAATCAG GTGTATATCATTGATTTTGGATTAGGGAAGAAATACAGAGACCTTCAGACTCACAAGCACATTCCTTACCG agaaaacaaaaatctgacTGGGACAGCTCGATATGCAAGTGTCAACACTCACCTTGGAGTTG AACAAAGTCGAAGGGATGATTTGGAATCACTTGGTTATGTGCTTATGTATTTTCTCAAAGGAAG CTTACCATGGCAGGGATTAAAAGCTGggacaaagaagcagaagtatgACAGAATCAGTGAGAAGAAAGTATCAACTCCTATAGAG GTGTTGTGTCGACATCACCCGTCTGAGTTTGTTTCATACTTCCATTACTGCCGATCTTTACGGTTTGATGATAAACCTGATTACTCTTACCTTAAGAGACTGTTCCGCGACTTGTTCATTCGAGAAGGTTACCAATTCGATTATGTATTTGACTGGACAGTCCTAAAGTATCCTCAAACCGGTTCCATCTCTGGTTCTAGCTCCCGAACAAGg AATCATACAACCACAAAACCAGGAGTTAACGCAGGTCCTTCAATGGATAGACAAGACAGAAACGCAG GGAAGGAAACAAACAGAATCTCGGGTGCAGTGGAAGCCTTCTCCAGAAGGCACCCAACAAACTCTTCTACCCCACGTGATCATTCAAGATCAAGAAACTCTGATGACGGACCTTTCACTAAGCACTTAGtcaaaaat CGTGGAGACTCTGAAAGACCAAGCAGTTCCTCAAGACACAGAACATCTACTTCTAGGAAAGCCGTTGCTGCTACACGCAGCTCTCGGCCAAGTTCTGCAGGCGGACCAAGCGATAGCCGAGTTTCAAGTCGCCTGGTTTCATCAAGCGGCGGTGGTGGCAGCGGCACTGGCAATGTCCGTCCCTCGAGAATCCAAGCTGGATATGAATCCAAGACTTTGTCCTTCTCTCGTGCAACCGCTTCTTCACGAAACGCTCGTGAAGATCAATTGAGAAGCTTTGAGCTTCTCAATCTTCGGAAATAA
- the LOC111205463 gene encoding casein kinase 1-like protein 7 isoform X2, whose amino-acid sequence MDLVIGGRFKLGRKIGSGSFGELYLGVNVQTGEEVAVKLESVKTKHPQLHYESKLYMLLQGGTGIPNLKWFGVEGDYSVMVIDLLGPSLEDLFNYCNRKFTLKTVLMLADQLLNRVEYMHSRGFLHRDIKPDNFLMGLGRKANQVYIIDFGLGKKYRDLQTHKHIPYRENKNLTGTARYASVNTHLGVEQSRRDDLESLGYVLMYFLKGSLPWQGLKAGTKKQKYDRISEKKVSTPIEVLCRHHPSEFVSYFHYCRSLRFDDKPDYSYLKRLFRDLFIREGYQFDYVFDWTVLKYPQTGSISGSSSRTRNHTTTKPGVNAGPSMDRQDRNAGKETNRISGAVEAFSRRHPTNSSTPRDHSRSRNSDDGPFTKHLVKNFVFGSVETLKDQAVPQDTEHLLLGKPLLLHAALGQVLQADQAIAEFQVAWFHQAAVVAAALAMSVPRESKLDMNPRLCPSLVQPLLHETLVKIN is encoded by the exons ATGGATCTTGTGATCGGTGGGAGATTTAAGCTTGGAAGGAAGATTGGTAGTGGATCTTTTGGAGAGCTTTATCTTG GTGTAAATGTCCAAACAGGAGAAGAAGTTGCTGTCAAGCTG GAGTCTGTGAAGACCAAGCATCCTCAACTTCATTATGAGTCAAAGTTGTATATGCTACTCCAAGGAGGAA CTGGTATTCCGAACCTCAAGTGGTTTGGAGTTGAAGGTGACTACAGCGTAATGGTTATTGACCTTTTAGGTCCTAGCCTTGAAGATCTGTTTAACTACTGCAACAGGAAGTTTACCTTGAAAACGGTTCTCATGCTTGCCGACCAGCTT CTTAACAGGGTCGAATATATGCATTCTCGAGGCTTCCTTCACCGTGATATAAAGCCTGACAACTTTTTAATGGGCCTCGGACGCAAAGCAAATCAG GTGTATATCATTGATTTTGGATTAGGGAAGAAATACAGAGACCTTCAGACTCACAAGCACATTCCTTACCG agaaaacaaaaatctgacTGGGACAGCTCGATATGCAAGTGTCAACACTCACCTTGGAGTTG AACAAAGTCGAAGGGATGATTTGGAATCACTTGGTTATGTGCTTATGTATTTTCTCAAAGGAAG CTTACCATGGCAGGGATTAAAAGCTGggacaaagaagcagaagtatgACAGAATCAGTGAGAAGAAAGTATCAACTCCTATAGAG GTGTTGTGTCGACATCACCCGTCTGAGTTTGTTTCATACTTCCATTACTGCCGATCTTTACGGTTTGATGATAAACCTGATTACTCTTACCTTAAGAGACTGTTCCGCGACTTGTTCATTCGAGAAGGTTACCAATTCGATTATGTATTTGACTGGACAGTCCTAAAGTATCCTCAAACCGGTTCCATCTCTGGTTCTAGCTCCCGAACAAGg AATCATACAACCACAAAACCAGGAGTTAACGCAGGTCCTTCAATGGATAGACAAGACAGAAACGCAG GGAAGGAAACAAACAGAATCTCGGGTGCAGTGGAAGCCTTCTCCAGAAGGCACCCAACAAACTCTTCTACCCCACGTGATCATTCAAGATCAAGAAACTCTGATGACGGACCTTTCACTAAGCACTTAGtcaaaaat TTTGTTTTTGGCAGCGTGGAGACTCTGAAAGACCAAGCAGTTCCTCAAGACACAGAACATCTACTTCTAGGAAAGCCGTTGCTGCTACACGCAGCTCTCGGCCAAGTTCTGCAGGCGGACCAAGCGATAGCCGAGTTTCAAGTCGCCTGGTTTCATCAAGCGGCGGTGGTGGCAGCGGCACTGGCAATGTCCGTCCCTCGAGAATCCAAGCTGGATATGAATCCAAGACTTTGTCCTTCTCTCGTGCAACCGCTTCTTCACGAAACGCTCGTGAAGATCAATTGA